A genomic segment from Malaclemys terrapin pileata isolate rMalTer1 chromosome 1, rMalTer1.hap1, whole genome shotgun sequence encodes:
- the LOC128833738 gene encoding olfactory receptor 52M1-like, protein MSDSNTTDFTNPSIFILLGIPGLEAAHVWISIPFCIMYAIAILGNFTILFIVKMEKSLHGPMYYFLCMLAVTDLVISTSILPKMLSIFWFNSREINFSACLTQLYVFHCFSGMESGIFVAMAFDRYVAICDPLRHATTLTNPVVANIGLALVLRGGIFVLPYPLLLRQWPYCRTNVIPQPYCAHMAMVKLACADIRVSSYYGLFVQFCVMGLDVIFIVMSYIQILRVIFSLPTKDARLKAFGTCTSHLCSILVFYIPSLFFSLTYRFHQNVPLHFHVLITNVYILMPPTLNPIIYGVRTKQIRDRLLRLFTHKGT, encoded by the coding sequence atgtcagattccaacacaactgacttcaccaacccctccatcttcatcctgctgggcattcctggcctggaggcagcccacgtctggatctccatccccttctgcatcATGTACGCCATAGCCATCCTGGGTAACTTCACTATCCTGTTCATTGTGAAGATGGAGAAGAGCCTCCatgggcccatgtactatttcctctgcatgctggccgtcACCGACTTGGTCATATCTACGTCCATcctgcccaaaatgctgagcatcttctggttcaattccagggagataaatttcagtgcctgcctcacccagttGTATGTCTTTCACTGCTTCTCAgggatggagtctgggatctttgtggccatggcttttgatcgctatgtggccatctgtgATCCCCTGAGACATGCAACCACTCTGACAAACCCGGTGGTGGCTAACATTGGCCTGGCCTTAGTGCTGCGCGGCGGCATATTCGTATTGCCCTATCCCCTCTTGTTGAGgcagtggccatattgcagaaccaacgtCATCCCTCAGCCGTACTGCGCCCACATGGCCAtggtgaagctggcctgcgcCGACATCCGTGTCAGTAGTTACTACGGACTCTTTGTTCAGTTCTGTGTGATGGGTCTGGATGTGATTTTTATTGTCATGTCCTatatccagatcctcagggtcatcttcagcctccccacaaaggacgCCCGGCTCAAGGCTTTTGGGACTTGCACCTCACACCTCTGTTCCATCTTAGTCTTTTACATCCCAAGTCTCTTCTTCTCTCTCACTTACCGATTTCACCAGAATGTTCCCCTGCATTTCCACGTTCTCATTACCAATGTATACATCTTGATGCCCCCCAcgctaaaccccatcatctatggcGTGAGGACCAAACAAatccgggacaggctgctccGGCTCTTTACTCATAAAGGCACCTAA